A stretch of Chiloscyllium punctatum isolate Juve2018m chromosome 6, sChiPun1.3, whole genome shotgun sequence DNA encodes these proteins:
- the plekhb2 gene encoding pleckstrin homology domain-containing family B member 2 has protein sequence MAYVKSGWLLRQSTILKRWKNNWFDLWSNGQLVYYDDQMREDMEDKIHLRVDCINVRSGSECRDFQPPEGKPRDCLLQILCRDERTINLCAESADDCLAWKLALQEARTNTSLAPEIAMDGVAYASAPPPYTNYPAAPAQVYSYDSYSGTYTAQPPTASQQVVYTSNGQPYAVTYQYPYNGPYPPPTNHVIIEDRRRDDGDLALGMVAGAATGMALGSLFWAF, from the exons ATGGCCTATGTTAAAAGTGGATGGCTGCTTCGGCAAA GTACTATTTTAAAGCGATGGAAGAACAACTGGTTTGACCTGTGGTCCAATGGCCAGCTCGTCTACTACGACGATCAGATGCGAGAAGACATGGAAGATAAGATCCATTTAAGAGTAGACTGTATTAACGTTCGATCTGGATCAGAGTGTAGAG ATTTCCAGCCTCCAGAAGGAAAGCCTCGAGACTGTTTACTCCAGATTCTGTGCAGGGATGAGAGAACTATCAATCTTTGTGCTGAAAGTGCTGATGATTGCCT GGCCTGGAAACTTGCACTTCAGGAGGCACGGACAAACACA AGTCTTGCTCCTGAAATTGCCATGGATGGTGTTGCTTACGCCTCTGCTCCCCCACCTTATACAAATTACCCTGCAGCACCAGCGCAG GTTTACAGTTATGATTCATATAGTGGTACTTATACTGCTCAGCCACCAACTGCTTCACAGCAAGTAGTCTACACATCCAATGGACAGCCTTACGCAGTGACCTATCAGTATCCCTATAATG GTCCTTACCCACCACCGACCAATCACGTGATTATTGAAGACCGGCGGCGTGATGATGGTGACCTTGCTCTGGGCATGGTGGCAGGTGCTGCCACTGGCATGGCACTGGGCTCACTGTTCTGGGCATTCTAG